A single window of Streptomyces griseoviridis DNA harbors:
- a CDS encoding ABC transporter ATP-binding protein: protein MSARTARPGRRARPPGARAAVPPVLAVRDVTVRFAGLTALDAVSFTVAPGSVHALIGPNGAGKSTCFNVLSGLCRPDAGTVRLGDADLTRIAPHHIARLGVARTFQNIVTTEGSVADNLMLGRHALTRAGFAASALRLPGAVREQRVHRDRVREIAELVGLEAHFDTPVTELSYGDRKRVEFARALCLEPDVLLLDEPVAGMNAAERARTARVIGEVRARLGLSVVLVEHDMGLVMRLADEVTVLDFGRPLTHGTPDEVRRHPEVLRAYLGAPTAPEETP from the coding sequence GTGAGCGCCCGGACGGCGCGCCCCGGGCGGCGCGCCCGCCCGCCAGGCGCGCGGGCCGCCGTCCCGCCGGTGCTCGCCGTGCGGGACGTCACCGTCCGCTTCGCCGGGCTCACCGCGCTCGACGCCGTCTCCTTCACCGTGGCGCCCGGCTCGGTGCACGCCCTCATCGGGCCGAACGGCGCGGGCAAGTCGACCTGCTTCAACGTCCTCTCGGGCCTGTGCCGGCCGGACGCGGGGACGGTACGGCTCGGGGACGCCGACCTCACCCGGATCGCCCCGCACCACATCGCCCGGCTCGGCGTGGCCCGCACCTTCCAGAACATCGTCACCACCGAGGGCAGCGTCGCCGACAACCTGATGCTCGGCCGGCACGCCCTGACCCGCGCCGGGTTCGCGGCCAGCGCGCTGCGACTGCCCGGCGCGGTGCGCGAACAGCGCGTCCACCGCGACCGGGTCCGGGAGATCGCCGAACTCGTCGGCCTCGAAGCCCACTTCGACACCCCGGTGACGGAACTCTCCTACGGCGACCGCAAACGCGTCGAGTTCGCCCGCGCCCTCTGCCTCGAACCCGACGTACTGCTCCTCGACGAACCCGTCGCGGGCATGAACGCGGCCGAACGCGCCCGCACCGCACGGGTGATCGGGGAGGTACGGGCCCGCCTGGGCCTCTCCGTCGTCCTGGTGGAGCACGACATGGGCCTCGTCATGCGGCTCGCCGACGAGGTGACCGTCCTCGACTTCGGCCGCCCCCTCACCCACGGCACCCCCGACGAGGTCCGCCGCCACCCCGAGGTGCTGCGCGCCTACCTCGGCGCCCCGACCGCCCCCGAGGAGACCCCGTGA
- a CDS encoding branched-chain amino acid ABC transporter permease: protein MTVLLSTVLDGLALGAVYALVALGFVIVFKASGVLDFAHGSLLLLGGYLVAVLHASLGFAAALAVAVLATAAVAGAVDRLLLRRVARDPHAATVQTIVTIGVDIVLLTDLSRRIGGDLLSLGDPWRDSVSRIGPVPVADSRLAAVAVSAAVIGAVFALFRFTAWGLSLRAAAEDPEAAALQGIRTARVRTLAWCLAGALAAVAAVFLAAFPAPGLDSGTGQIALKAFPAAILGGLTSPPGALAGSLLIGLTEALAAGYQSELHVLGDGFADVAPYAVMVLVLLIRPAGLFAAKGAARV, encoded by the coding sequence ATGACCGTCCTCCTCTCCACCGTCCTCGACGGCCTCGCCCTCGGCGCCGTCTACGCCCTCGTCGCCCTCGGCTTCGTGATCGTCTTCAAGGCGTCGGGCGTCCTCGACTTCGCGCACGGATCGCTGCTGCTCCTCGGCGGCTACCTCGTCGCCGTCCTGCACGCCTCGCTCGGCTTCGCCGCCGCCCTCGCCGTCGCCGTGCTCGCCACGGCCGCCGTCGCCGGGGCCGTCGACCGGCTGCTGCTGCGGCGCGTCGCCCGCGACCCGCACGCCGCGACCGTGCAGACCATCGTGACCATCGGCGTCGACATCGTGCTGCTGACCGACCTGTCCCGGCGCATCGGCGGCGATCTGCTGAGCCTCGGCGACCCCTGGCGGGACTCGGTGAGCCGGATCGGCCCGGTGCCGGTCGCCGACAGCAGGCTGGCCGCCGTCGCGGTGTCGGCCGCCGTCATCGGCGCCGTCTTCGCCCTGTTCCGGTTCACCGCCTGGGGGCTGTCCCTGCGGGCCGCCGCCGAGGACCCGGAGGCGGCCGCCCTCCAGGGCATCAGGACGGCGCGGGTGCGCACCCTCGCCTGGTGCCTCGCCGGCGCGCTCGCCGCCGTCGCCGCCGTCTTCCTCGCCGCGTTCCCCGCCCCTGGACTGGACAGCGGCACGGGGCAGATCGCCCTGAAGGCGTTCCCGGCCGCGATCCTCGGCGGCCTGACCTCCCCGCCAGGCGCCCTCGCGGGCAGCCTGCTGATCGGCCTGACCGAGGCGCTCGCGGCCGGCTACCAGTCCGAACTCCACGTCCTGGGCGACGGGTTCGCGGACGTGGCGCCCTACGCCGTGATGGTGCTCGTCCTGCTGATCAGGCCGGCCGGACTCTTCGCCGCGAAGGGAGCGGCCCGTGTCTGA
- a CDS encoding branched-chain amino acid ABC transporter permease, translating into MSDPRTGTRARALLATVVLCALPFYLDAFWLRVGLFAMAAAVGAVGLGLLTGSAGQLSLGHAFFLAVGAYGYVWLAGEPGPGLPPALALVLAVLLAGAAGGLFSPVAGRVRGIYLGVATLALVFLGHHVLLTADSVTGGFNGRSVPPLTLGGFGFTADDPELAVLGVPFGAEERLWYLGLALLAVTCWTARGILRGRPGRALLALRDSETAAAVMGVHLAGYRSAAFVVSSMYAGLAGVLLALAFRRVVPDYFALALSVDYLAMIVIGGLGSVAGAVAGAVFVTALPLLMTRYADHLPLVAAPGTAGGPVGPTEAARYLYGAAIVLILLFAPDGLRGLARRARARPRRRPATTPPADPAPDQAARVKEHTP; encoded by the coding sequence GTGTCTGACCCCCGGACCGGGACCAGGGCGCGGGCGCTCCTCGCGACCGTCGTGCTCTGCGCGCTCCCCTTCTACCTGGACGCCTTCTGGCTGCGCGTTGGCCTGTTCGCCATGGCCGCCGCGGTCGGCGCCGTCGGCCTCGGCCTGCTCACCGGCTCGGCGGGTCAACTCTCCCTCGGCCACGCCTTCTTCCTCGCGGTGGGCGCCTACGGCTACGTCTGGCTCGCCGGTGAACCCGGTCCAGGGCTGCCGCCCGCCCTCGCGCTCGTCCTCGCGGTCCTGCTGGCAGGCGCGGCGGGCGGCCTCTTCAGCCCGGTCGCGGGCCGGGTGCGCGGCATCTACCTCGGGGTGGCCACCCTCGCCCTGGTCTTCCTCGGCCACCACGTCCTGCTCACCGCGGACTCCGTCACCGGCGGCTTCAACGGCCGCTCCGTGCCCCCGCTCACCCTCGGCGGCTTCGGCTTCACCGCGGACGACCCCGAACTCGCCGTCCTGGGCGTGCCGTTCGGCGCCGAGGAACGCCTCTGGTACCTCGGCCTCGCGCTGCTCGCCGTCACCTGCTGGACCGCCCGCGGCATCCTGCGCGGCCGTCCCGGGCGCGCCCTGCTGGCCCTGCGCGACAGCGAGACCGCCGCCGCCGTGATGGGCGTGCACCTCGCCGGGTACCGGTCCGCCGCGTTCGTCGTCTCCTCCATGTACGCGGGGCTCGCCGGGGTCCTGCTCGCGCTGGCCTTCCGCCGGGTCGTGCCGGACTACTTCGCGCTCGCCCTCTCCGTCGACTACCTCGCCATGATCGTCATCGGCGGCCTCGGCTCGGTCGCGGGAGCGGTGGCGGGCGCGGTCTTCGTCACCGCGCTGCCGCTGCTGATGACCCGCTACGCCGACCACCTCCCGCTCGTCGCCGCGCCCGGCACCGCCGGAGGACCGGTCGGCCCGACCGAGGCCGCCCGCTACCTCTACGGCGCGGCCATCGTGCTGATCCTGCTGTTCGCGCCCGACGGACTGCGCGGCCTGGCCCGCCGCGCCCGCGCCCGCCCGCGCCGCCGCCCGGCCACCACCCCGCCCGCGGACCCCGCACCCGACCAGGCCGCACGAGTCAAGGAGCACACCCCGTGA
- a CDS encoding ABC transporter substrate-binding protein — protein MNLTPPRPRTTALALAAALLLAATGCSSKADAGGPDSKGGDGVRTGPGVTATTVRLGALTDLTGPYATLGKSIVQAQKMWADRLNADGGVCGRRVEIVVKDHGYDVQRAVTAYADLAPDVLALPQVIGSPVVAALLDDIQRDHLLTFPQAWAADLLGKESVQVLGTTYDIDMIAAVDHLVRTAGLRAGDTVGHVYFEGDYGANALAGSRWAAGRAGLKVAGQKIKATDTDLSAQVSALRKAGVKAILVSAGPAQTASLVGVAASRGLRVPVVSSAPGFAPQLMKTPAAPALAAMLKVVSAAPAVSSDLPGVRKMVADYRKKYPGSPVDSGVLSGYNAAELLGADLKKACAAGGLTRQDLVKAHRSRSDADTGLGTPQDFSDVSRPASLSTYVLRPDASAVGGLVGVEDAHRAPGVEEYLKSRTH, from the coding sequence GTGAACCTCACGCCCCCCAGGCCCCGCACCACCGCGCTCGCCCTCGCCGCGGCCCTGCTGCTCGCGGCCACCGGATGCAGCTCCAAGGCCGACGCCGGCGGCCCCGACAGCAAGGGCGGCGACGGCGTCAGAACCGGGCCGGGCGTCACCGCGACGACCGTCAGGCTCGGCGCCCTCACCGACCTGACCGGCCCGTACGCCACCCTCGGCAAGAGCATCGTGCAGGCCCAGAAGATGTGGGCCGACCGGCTCAACGCGGACGGCGGTGTCTGCGGCCGGCGCGTCGAGATCGTCGTCAAGGACCACGGCTACGACGTCCAGCGGGCGGTCACCGCCTACGCCGACCTCGCACCCGACGTCCTCGCGCTGCCGCAGGTGATCGGCTCGCCCGTGGTCGCCGCGCTGCTCGACGACATCCAGCGCGACCACCTGCTGACCTTCCCGCAGGCGTGGGCCGCCGACCTGCTCGGCAAGGAGTCCGTGCAGGTCCTCGGCACCACCTACGACATCGACATGATCGCCGCCGTCGACCACCTGGTGCGCACCGCGGGACTGCGCGCGGGCGACACCGTGGGACACGTCTACTTCGAGGGCGACTACGGGGCCAACGCGCTGGCGGGTTCCCGGTGGGCGGCCGGACGGGCCGGGCTCAAGGTGGCGGGACAGAAGATCAAGGCCACCGACACCGACCTGTCCGCGCAGGTGTCGGCGCTGCGGAAGGCGGGCGTGAAGGCGATCCTGGTCAGCGCCGGACCCGCGCAGACCGCGTCGCTTGTCGGGGTCGCCGCCTCCAGGGGACTGCGGGTGCCCGTGGTCAGCAGCGCCCCCGGCTTCGCGCCGCAGCTGATGAAGACGCCCGCCGCCCCGGCGCTCGCCGCGATGCTGAAGGTGGTGAGCGCCGCGCCCGCCGTCAGCTCCGACCTGCCGGGGGTGCGGAAGATGGTCGCCGACTACCGGAAGAAGTACCCCGGTTCCCCGGTCGACTCGGGCGTCCTCTCCGGCTACAACGCGGCCGAACTCCTGGGCGCCGACCTGAAGAAGGCGTGCGCGGCCGGCGGCCTCACCCGCCAGGACCTGGTGAAGGCGCACCGCTCCCGCAGCGACGCCGACACCGGACTCGGCACCCCGCAGGACTTCTCCGACGTCTCGCGCCCCGCGAGCCTTTCCACCTACGTCCTGCGCCCCGACGCCTCGGCGGTCGGCGGTCTGGTCGGCGTCGAGGACGCGCACCGCGCGCCCGGCGTCGAGGAGTACCTCAAGTCCCGCACCCACTAG
- a CDS encoding aldo/keto reductase: MHTRRIGDTDVRAIGLGGMPMSIEGRPDEARSLATLHAALDAGVTLIDTADAYHRDADEVGHNETLIAKALAGHDRGGDVLVATKGGHLRPGDGSWTLDGSPRHLREACEASLRRLGVEAIGLYQFHRPDPKVPYAESVGALRDLLDEGKIRLAGVSNADPAQIREANDILGGRLVSVQNQFSPAFRSSEPELRLCDELGIAFLPWSPLGGISRAGELGSRFAPFARIAERHGVSPQRVCLAWMLAKSPVVVPIPGASRPETIRDSVAAAELALTAEEIADLDAV; the protein is encoded by the coding sequence ATGCACACCCGCCGTATCGGTGACACCGACGTCCGCGCGATCGGCCTGGGCGGTATGCCCATGTCGATCGAGGGACGGCCCGACGAGGCCCGCTCCCTGGCCACCCTGCACGCCGCCCTCGACGCCGGCGTGACCCTGATCGACACCGCGGACGCCTACCACCGGGACGCCGACGAGGTCGGCCACAACGAGACCCTGATCGCCAAGGCCCTGGCCGGCCACGACCGCGGCGGCGACGTCCTGGTCGCCACCAAGGGCGGCCATCTGCGCCCCGGCGACGGCAGTTGGACCCTCGACGGCAGCCCCCGCCACCTCAGGGAGGCCTGCGAGGCGTCCCTGCGCAGGCTCGGCGTCGAGGCCATCGGGCTCTACCAGTTCCACCGCCCCGACCCCAAGGTGCCCTACGCCGAGTCCGTCGGCGCGCTGCGCGACCTGCTCGACGAGGGCAAGATCCGGCTGGCCGGCGTCTCCAACGCGGACCCCGCCCAGATCCGCGAGGCGAACGACATCCTCGGCGGCCGGCTCGTCTCCGTGCAGAACCAGTTCTCCCCCGCCTTCCGCTCCAGCGAGCCCGAACTGCGGCTCTGCGACGAGCTGGGCATCGCCTTCCTGCCCTGGAGCCCGCTCGGCGGCATCTCCCGCGCCGGTGAACTGGGCTCCCGCTTCGCGCCGTTCGCGCGGATCGCCGAACGGCACGGGGTGAGCCCGCAGCGGGTCTGCCTCGCCTGGATGCTCGCGAAGTCACCCGTCGTCGTCCCGATCCCCGGCGCCAGCCGCCCCGAGACCATCCGCGACTCCGTCGCCGCGGCCGAACTCGCCCTGACCGCCGAGGAGATCGCGGACCTGGACGCCGTCTGA